A genome region from Dickeya dadantii NCPPB 898 includes the following:
- a CDS encoding DUF1971 domain-containing protein gives MQRIVIPANYVHTRTTPFWTKDTAPASIWQRHLDAGTRQGVYPRLCVMQGAIRYYGYADENSPEPVDTLTIEAGQFGVFPPEKWHRIEALSDDTLFNVDFYVDPKILIEG, from the coding sequence ATGCAACGAATCGTAATACCAGCTAATTATGTTCATACACGTACCACGCCGTTTTGGACCAAGGATACGGCACCTGCGTCTATTTGGCAGCGACATCTGGATGCGGGTACCCGACAAGGCGTTTACCCACGTTTATGCGTGATGCAGGGGGCTATCCGTTATTACGGCTACGCTGATGAGAACAGCCCCGAACCTGTCGACACGCTGACGATAGAAGCCGGGCAATTCGGTGTATTCCCGCCGGAAAAGTGGCATCGAATAGAAGCATTATCGGATGATACGTTATTTAACGTTGATTTTTATGTCGATCCAAAAATTCTTATCGAAGGCTGA
- a CDS encoding DUF1869 domain-containing protein, translating into MESENKGYSLAISTRGNSEKKERVFLKPMSLYVPDVANQAVAALIDELSETSKQGKDFLLTVTNKNNGVSVDKDFATLSELQDPAIAADAVKELINIVRGYESDEETNVCGW; encoded by the coding sequence ATGGAAAGCGAAAATAAAGGGTATTCCTTAGCAATATCTACTCGTGGTAATAGTGAAAAAAAAGAACGGGTTTTTCTTAAACCCATGTCGTTATATGTGCCGGACGTGGCGAATCAGGCGGTTGCGGCGCTGATTGACGAACTGTCGGAAACTAGCAAGCAGGGTAAAGACTTTTTGCTGACCGTGACCAATAAAAATAATGGCGTGTCAGTGGATAAAGATTTCGCTACCCTCTCTGAACTGCAAGACCCGGCTATTGCAGCTGATGCTGTCAAAGAACTGATCAATATTGTGCGGGGCTACGAGTCGGACGAGGAAACTAACGTTT
- a CDS encoding flavin reductase family protein encodes MKKNVKLNSFYYGFPVFLVTTTDVHNGNSNIAPVSSSISLGDKIIIGVSKGSKTYSNLLSGSDAVINIPDYNLWETVEAIGKLTGSDTLSESQIKWGVQVCHDKFAKTGLHTEKSTEITPPRVVECPIQAECRTVSTTDKGRFILVEFDILNVWVESHLLGQNDAIDSSKWKPLIYNFREYDTTGDALGFNFKYGH; translated from the coding sequence ATGAAGAAGAATGTGAAATTAAATTCATTTTATTACGGCTTCCCGGTTTTTCTTGTTACCACGACAGATGTCCATAACGGGAATAGTAATATCGCCCCAGTATCCTCCTCGATCTCGCTTGGCGATAAAATTATTATCGGGGTTAGCAAAGGCAGCAAAACGTACAGTAATTTACTGTCAGGCTCCGATGCGGTCATAAATATCCCTGATTATAATCTTTGGGAGACAGTGGAAGCGATCGGTAAGCTGACGGGAAGCGATACGCTATCTGAAAGCCAAATCAAATGGGGCGTTCAGGTATGCCACGATAAATTCGCCAAAACCGGGCTTCACACGGAAAAATCGACGGAGATTACACCGCCGCGGGTGGTTGAATGTCCAATTCAGGCGGAATGCCGAACCGTAAGCACGACGGATAAAGGGCGTTTTATTCTCGTTGAGTTTGATATTCTGAATGTCTGGGTGGAAAGCCATCTATTGGGTCAAAACGATGCTATCGACTCATCAAAATGGAAGCCGTTGATATATAACTTCCGCGAGTACGATACCACCGGTGATGCGTTAGGCTTTAATTTTAAATACGGTCACTGA